In a single window of the Myxococcus guangdongensis genome:
- a CDS encoding phage tail protein — translation MSAPVMHRKPLGTRRTLHRRVTLDGADFDICRPTLGEKLDVLSASRAAGEMGENRQPVDEAAGMMMMARIAACCLYFPGTATRVFTEADVPEVKNEPWLEEVQGELASAFASPTLESAKGNSETTPS, via the coding sequence ATGTCCGCACCCGTCATGCACCGAAAGCCCCTGGGGACCCGCCGCACCCTCCACAGGCGCGTCACCTTGGACGGCGCCGACTTCGACATCTGCCGCCCCACGCTGGGCGAGAAGCTGGACGTGCTGTCCGCGTCCCGCGCCGCTGGGGAGATGGGCGAAAACCGCCAGCCCGTGGATGAGGCGGCCGGGATGATGATGATGGCGCGCATCGCTGCCTGCTGTCTGTACTTCCCGGGCACCGCTACGCGCGTCTTCACCGAGGCCGACGTGCCGGAGGTGAAGAACGAGCCCTGGCTGGAGGAAGTCCAGGGCGAGCTGGCCTCGGCCTTCGCGAGCCCGACGCTGGAGAGCGCGAAGGGAAACTCCGAGACCACCCCGAGCTGA
- a CDS encoding phage tail tube protein: MAHPREAFFDKLYIGATETAPTEVDALDGVTEAPVNRAKDTVDANYFGGDGYKRSKGTLKSFTIPLSGHVFQGSAPQKVLRDAFESDAMVFFTIIEDETAPVGSQGYRYPVTVTSYEEGRSSTDVVTFSATLTGQGAPVAV; the protein is encoded by the coding sequence ATGGCCCACCCCCGAGAAGCCTTCTTCGACAAACTCTACATCGGTGCCACAGAGACCGCACCCACCGAGGTGGACGCGTTGGATGGTGTCACAGAGGCCCCCGTCAACCGCGCCAAGGACACCGTTGACGCCAACTACTTCGGAGGCGATGGGTACAAGCGCAGCAAGGGCACCCTCAAGTCCTTCACCATCCCCCTCTCGGGCCACGTCTTCCAGGGCAGCGCGCCCCAGAAGGTCCTCCGCGATGCCTTCGAGTCCGACGCGATGGTGTTCTTCACCATCATCGAAGACGAGACGGCGCCCGTGGGCAGCCAGGGCTACCGCTACCCGGTGACGGTGACGTCCTACGAGGAGGGGCGCAGCTCCACGGACGTCGTCACCTTCTCCGCCACCCTCACCGGCCAGGGCGCGCCCGTCGCGGTGTAG